A stretch of the Solanum dulcamara chromosome 6, daSolDulc1.2, whole genome shotgun sequence genome encodes the following:
- the LOC129891952 gene encoding uncharacterized protein LOC129891952: MENPGKKVLLTSNGDDICNNIAYHLAQRGCQLVLVGDEHQLKSVAANIKQSLQGSVAVEVVGLDMTEDRETSFDEAVDKAWKIFGKLDALVHCYFYEGKMQDPLQLIDDEFKKIVKINFMAGWYLLKCIGKRMRDSKSGGSIVFMTSIIGAERGIYQGAAAYGSCAAGIHQLVRLSAIELGKHQIRVNGISRGLHLEDEYPLSVGKERAEKLTKEAAPLNRWLDAKKDLASTVIYLISDDSRYMTGTSIFVDGAQSLVRPRMRSYM, translated from the exons ATGGAAAATCCTGGAAAGAAGGTGTTGCTTACTTCCAATGGTGATGACATTTGCAATAACATTGCTTACCATTTAGCTCAGAGGGGTTGCCA ATTGGTTTTGGTGGGCGATGAGCACCAATTGAAGAGTGTAGCGGCGAATATAAAGCAATCTCTACAGGGTAGCGTTGCCGTAGAAGTTGTGGGATTGGATATGACGGAGGATAGAGAAACTTCTTTTGATGAAGCTGTGGACAAGGCATGGAAGATATTTGGGAAGTTGGATGCCTTGGTACACTGCTATTTTTATGAAG GGAAAATGCAAGATCCGCTGCAGCTAATTGATGACGAGTTCAAAAAGAttgtcaaaataaattttatggcTGGATGGTACCTTTTGAAATGTATTGGTAAAAGAATGCGAGATAGTAAATCCGGAGGATCCATTGTATTTATGACCTCGATCATTGGTGCTGAGAGAGGAATATATCAAGGAGCTGCTGCTTATGGTTCATGTGCGGCTGGAATTCATCAGCTGGTTAGG TTATCTGCAATTGAATTGGGGAAGCACCAAATTAGGGTGAATGGCATATCGCGTGGCTTGCACCTCGAGGATGAGTATCCTTTGTCCGTGGGAAAGGAAAGAGCAGAGAAGTTAACCAAGGAAGCAGCGCCTCTTAATCGATGGCTTGATGCTAAAAAGGATCTGGCTTCCACTGTCATCTATTTAATCAGTGATGATTCAAGATACATGACTGGAACCTCCATCTTTGTTGATGGTGCCCAGTCTCTAGTGAGGCCGCGAATGCGCTCATACATGTGA
- the LOC129892002 gene encoding pentatricopeptide repeat-containing protein At5g65560-like encodes MVKPLKPIFLYSLNPLRRSKFRGFTYLGRLQFSSKPDFFYQSESILTEENKRRWFIVSKLSNILSNPRLQWQTSAELQSLSFTLRPPHVAKLVEIHENTEVALQFFYWVSKRHFYKHDVNCYVSMLNRLVFDKKFAPADHVRILMIKACRNQEEMKWVIEYLSELSRKGFGYTLYSFNTLLIQLGKFQMVEAAKSAYQEIMSSGTEPSLLTFNTMINILCKKGRVEEAKLITSHIYQRELSPDVFTYTSLILGHCRNRDLDAAFVVFDRMVQDGIDPNAATYTTLINGLCTEGRVDEAMDMLDEMIEKGIKPTVYTYTVPVSSLCAVGREKEAVDLVVNMRKRGCEPNVQTYTALISGLSQSGLLEVAFGLYHDMLRKGLLPTMVTFNILITELCGAKKIDRAFDIFLWIDAHGYKPNTITCNALIHGLCLVGNIERAMVLLSEMLKVGPAPTVITYNTLINGYIKWGFLDNAMRLLDLMKNNGCKADEWTYAELISGFCKRGKLDSTSALFQEMIKHGLSPNKVTYTTLIDGLSKKEKVDDALALLKRMEESGCSPGIETYNAIINGLSKKNRLLEVKRLCNKMAERELLPNVITYSTMIDGLCRNGGTQLAFEIFHDMERRNCMPNLYTYSSLIYGLCLEGQADNAESLLREMEKKGLAPDYVIYTSLIDGFVALGRLDHALLLLRQMVDKGCQPNYRTFGVLLKGLQKEHQLISGKVPVKRETVYSSTASQKDVSIELLCTLLDRMSEFGCEPNAGTYCTLILGLYREGKTYEADLLIEHMREKGFSPTSAAYCSLLVSYCNNLKVDAAFEIFDSLIQQGFQPPLSIYQSLICALCRKSRLKEVEVLFENMLGKKWNNDEIVWTILIDGLLKARESELCMKLLHVMESKSCNINSQTYVILERELSKLDG; translated from the coding sequence ATGGTAAAGCCCCTCAAACCCATATTTCTCTATTCCTTAAATCCGCTTCGCAGGAGCAAGTTCAGGGGTTTTACTTATCTGGGTCGTCTTCAATTTTCATCAAAACccgattttttttatcaatctGAGTCCATACTAACAGAAGAAAATAAGAGGCGTTGGTTCATTGTTTCTAAGCTATCGAATATATTGTCTAATCCGCGGCTACAATGGCAGACAAGCGCAGAGCTCCAATCATTGAGCTTCACATTAAGACCCCCACACGTGGCAAAACTCGTTGAGATCCATGAAAATACTGAAGTAGCTTTGCAGTTCTTTTACTGGGTTTCTAAGAGGCATTTTTACAAACATGATGTGAACTGTTATgtttccatgttaaataggctTGTTTTTGATAAGAAATTTGCACCTGCTGATCATGTGAGGATCTTGATGATCAAAGCTTGTAGAAACCAGGAGGAAATGAAATGGGTTATTGAGTATTTAAGTGAACTTAGCAGAAAAGGTTTTGGGTACACTTTGTATAGCTTTAATACTTTGTTGATTCAATTGGGTAAGTTTCAGATGGTTGAGGCAGCTAAGAGTGCTTATCAAGAAATCATGAGCAGTGGAACCGAGCCGAGTTTATTAACTTTTAACACTATGATAAACATATTGTGCAAGAAAGGGAGAGTTGAAGAGGCCAAGTTGATAACAAGTCATATTTATCAGCGCGAATTGAGTCCCGACGTGTTTACATATACATCTCTGATTCTGGGGCATTGTAGGAACAGGGACTTGGATGCAGCATTTGTGGTATTTGATCGAATGGTTCAGGATGGAATAGATCCGAATGCAGCAACTTATACTACTCTTATAAATGGACTTTGTACGGAGGGGAGAGTAGATGAGGCTATGGATATGCTTGATGAGATGATTGAGAAAGGTATTAAACCCACTGTGTATACATACACAGTTCCAGTTAGTTCCTTGTGTGCAGTTGGACGTGAGAAGGAGGCTGTTGATCTTGTAGTGAACATGAGAAAGAGGGGATGTGAACCGAATGTCCAGACATATACAGCTCTAATTAGTGGACTGTCTCAATCTGGACTCCTTGAAGTGGCATTTGGATTGTATCACGAcatgttgagaaaaggtttgctcCCAACTATGGTTACATTCAATATATTGATAACTGAATTGTGTGGAGCAAAAAAAATAGACAGAGCTTTTGATATTTTCCTTTGGATTGATGCACATGGATACAAACCTAACACTATAACTTGCAATGCACTGATCCATGGATTATGCTTGGTTGGGAATATTGAAAGGGCAATGGTTCTACTCAGTGAAATGCTAAAGGTGGGTCCGGCTCCTACAGTGATTACATATAATACCCTCATTAATGGCTACATTAAATGGGGCTTTCTGGACAATGCTATGAGACTGCTGGATTTGATGAAGAATAATGGATGTAAAGCTGATGAATGGACTTATGCAGAACTTATTTCTGGTTTCTGCAAGAGGGGCAAGCTTGATTCAACTTCAGCTCTCTTCCAGGAAATGATAAAGCATGGTTTAAGTCCAAACAAGGTAACCTATACAACTTTAATTGATGGTCTCTCCAAGAAAGAGAAAGTGGATGATGCGCTTGCATTACTTAAAAGGATGGAAGAGAGTGGTTGCAGTCCAGGCATTGAAACATACAATGCTATCATAAATGGTTTGTCCAAAAAAAACAGGCTTTTGGAAGTAAAAAGACTTTGTAATAAGATGGCAGAAAGAGAACTGCTCCCAAATGTAATCACCTACTCAACTATGATTGATGGTCTTTGTAGGAATGGTGGGACTCAGCTTGCATTTGAGATTTTCCATGATATGGAGAGAAGAAATTGCATGCCAAACCTGTACACTTACAGTTCACTTATCTACGGCTTATGTCTTGAAGGCCAGGCTGATAATGCAGAGAGCTTACTCAGAGAAATGGAGAAAAAAGGATTAGCTCCTGATTATGTGATTTATACTTCACTAATTGATGGTTTTGTAGCATTGGGTAGACTAGATCATGCACTTTTACTTCTTCGCCAGATGGTTGATAAGGGTTGTCAACCAAATTATAGAACCTTTGGTGTGTTGTTGAAAGGATTGCAAAAGGAGCATCAGTTGATTTCAGGGAAGGTCCCCGTCAAGCGTGAAACAGTGTATAGTAGCACAGCTAGCCAGAAGGATGTTAGTATTGAACTGTTATGTACTCTACTAGATAGAATGTCCGAATTTGGTTGTGAGCCGAATGCAGGCACATATTGCACTTTAATTCTTGGTCTGTATAGAGAAGGTAAAACTTATGAGGCAGACCTGTTAATTGAACATATGAGAGAAAAAGGCTTCAGTCCTACTAGTGCAGCATATTGCTCTCTTTTAGTTTCTTATTGCAACAATCTAAAAGTGGATGCCgcttttgaaatatttgattcCTTGATTCAACAAGGTTTTCAACCTCCTTTGTCAATTTATCAATCACTCATTTGTGCTCTCTGTAGAAAAAGCCGACTAAAAGAAGTTGAAGTGCTATTTGAAAACATGCTTGGGAAAAAGTGGAACAATGATGAGATTGTTTGGACCATCCTGATTGATGGTTTACTCAAGGCGAGAGAATCTGAATTGTGCATGAAGCTTCTTCATGTCATGGAATCCAAGAGCTGCAATATTAATTCCCAGACATATGTAATCTTGGAAAGAGAATTGTCCAAACTAGATGGTTAA